In the Brassica napus cultivar Da-Ae chromosome A7, Da-Ae, whole genome shotgun sequence genome, one interval contains:
- the LOC125576732 gene encoding zinc finger BED domain-containing protein RICESLEEPER 2-like, producing the protein MTRGSLPMDVKTRWNSTFLMLSRALQFRVAFDSMEAEDRLYNDYFLEVENGVKRQGPPDVVDWNAVDKLKRFLIIFYNSTLVVSTSSKVNSYKCYGEIVTIERNLTALANNLDPDLKLKAEDMLHKFLKYWDGMKNVNRMLIIASVIDPRKKMNFANLCFEKLYGKDSFESKEMTASVLDLLTSMFQEYSSRFRGASTQSSQTKQTPSASVQETQEQMERLKLVVEDFGYERMDSVYKELVSETENKARDELEMYLKEPVENQKLMIGFEFDILGWWKVHKIKFPVLAEMARDLLAMQVSSVASESAFSTSGRILEPYRRCLTHYMIEVLMCSEQWMKADIKFAEKVQTNEQILAEVEMLDKLEKEFENVTLED; encoded by the exons ATGACACGAGGTAGCCTGCCTATGGATGTTAAGACTAGGTGGAATTCAACATTCCTCATGCTGTCTAGAGCATTACAGTTTAGAGTTGCTTTTGATAGTATGGAAGCAGAGGACAGGTTGTATAATGACTACTTTTTAGAAGTAGAAAATGGGGTTAAGAGGCAAGGACCGCCTGATGTTGTTGATTGGAATGCTGTGGATAAGCTTAAGAGGTTTCTAATCATATTCTACAACAGCACCTTGGTTGTCTCTACTTCCTCAAAAGTCAACTCCTACAAATGCTATGGTGAGATAGTGACAATTGAGAGGAATCTCACAGCATTGGCTAACAACCTAGACCCGGATTTGAAGCTGAAAGCTGAAGATATGTTGCACAAGTTTCTGAAGTATTGGGATGGCATGAAGAATGTGAATAGGATGTTGATCATTGCATCAGTAATTGAtccaaggaagaagatgaatttCGCAAACTTATGCTTTGAGAAACTGTATGGGAAGGACAGTTTCGAGTCTAAGGAAATGACTGCGTCTGTTCTTGATCTCCTTACAAGCATGTTCCAGGAGTATTCTAGCCGTTTCAGAGGTGCTAGTACTCAATCCTCTCAGACGAAGCAAACACCATCTGCGAGTGTTCAGGAGACTCAAGAGCAAATGGAGAGGTTGAAGTTGGTTGTTGAAGATTTCGGTTACGAGAGGATGGATTCTGTGTACAAGGAACTTGTTTCTGAAACAGAAAATAAGGCAAGGGATGAGCTGGAAATGTACTTGAAGGAACCTGTTGAGAATCAGAAGCTTATGATTGGATTTGAGTTTGATATTCTCGGTTGGTGGAAGGTGCACAAAATCAAGTTTCCAGTTTTGGCAGAGATGGCAAGGGATCTACTTGCGATGCAGGTTTCCTCGGTGGCTTCTGAAAGTGCTTTTAGCACAAGTGGTAGAATTTTAGAGCCATATAGAAGGTGTCTCACTCACTACATGATAGAAGTGCTGATGTGTAGTGAGCAATGGATGAAAGCTGATATCAAGTTTGCTGAAAAAGTCCAAACTAATGAGCAGATTCTAGCTGAAGTTGAAATGCTAGACAAGCTTGAGAAAG AGTTTGAGAATGTAACACTTGAAGACTGA